One genomic region from Rosa rugosa chromosome 1, drRosRugo1.1, whole genome shotgun sequence encodes:
- the LOC133724855 gene encoding basic leucine zipper 61-like, producing MAQLPPKVPNMTPSWPDFSHQKMSCFAPTGGNAASQNPCWVDEFLDFSSARRGSHRRSVSDSITFLEAPMQDECRASGAAPEPNNNNNNNSHHVHEFDRFDDEQFMSMFTTDEINAAAAAAAGPTGSCSNPSTPSDHNSINDDDEHQQQQQLDDGDKKKRELKHESEEAESECKLEAQQTQNGDRNASKNATGDRKIDPKRVKRILANRQSAQRSRVRKLQYISELERSVTSLQAEVSVLSPRVAFLDHQRLLLNVDNSALKQRIAALAQDKIFKDAHQEALKREIERLRQVYHQQNLKKMDNNNIEQSPNSDTITAQHPDAAAADQKEQLLNVSS from the exons ATGGCACAGTTACCCCCAAAGGTTCCAAACATGACCCCAAGTTGGCCGGACTTCAGCCACCAAAAGATGTCGTGTTTTGCACCCACCGGCGGCAATGCCGCCTCCCAGAACCCTTGTTGGGTCGACGAGTTCCTCGACTTCTCGTCGGCCAGGCGGGGATCTCACCGGAGATCCGTCAGCGACTCCATCACATTTCTCGAGGCGCCAATGCAGGACGAATGCCGAGCCTCCGGAGCAGCCCCGGagcccaacaacaacaacaacaacaacagtcaCCATGTTCATGAGTTCGATAGGTTTGACGATGAGCAGTTCATGTCCATGTTTACCACCGATGAAATCaacgccgccgccgctgccgcTGCCGGCCCCACCGGGTCGTGCTCGAACCCTTCGACGCCGTCGGATCACAACAGCATTAACGACGACGATGAacaccagcagcagcagcagcttgaTGATGGTGACAAGAAGAAGCGAGAGCTGAAGCATGAATCTGAAGAGGCGGAGAGCGAATGCAAATTGGAGGCACAACAAACCCAGAATGGGGATCGCAATGCATCAAAAAACGCAACCGGCGACAGAAAAATTGACCCAAAAAGGGTGAAGAG AATCTTGGCAAACAGACAATCTGCACAAAGATCACGGGTGAGGAAGCTGCAATACATTTCAGAGCTGGAACGCAGTGTTACCTCTCTACAG GCCGAAGTTTCAGTGCTGTCACCGCGAGTTGCGTTTCTAGATCACCAACGGTTGCTTCTAAATGTAGACAACAGTGCTCTCAAACAAAGAATTGCAGCATTGGCTCAGGATAAGATTTTCAAAGATG CTCATCAAGAAGCACTGAAGAGGGAAATAGAGAGACTGCGGCAAGTGTATCACCAACAGAATCTCAAGAAGATGGACAACAACAACATTGAACAATCACCAAACTCGGACACCATAACTGCTCAACATCCtgatgctgctgctgctgatcAGAAAGAACAACTTCTCAATGTTTCTTCCTGA
- the LOC133724856 gene encoding uncharacterized protein LOC133724856, protein MELGTLSDPSQSTFSLVDEDHTFANAIRFTLNQDPRTKFCGYSIPHPSDNRVNIRIQTTGDPAKDVFKDACQDLMVMCQHVSNTFDKAVVDFKMSKSVDGMDIESNS, encoded by the exons ATGGAACTTGGGACACTTTCTGATCCCAGCCAATCCACATTCTCTTTGGTTGATGAGGACCACACATTTGCAAATGCTATCAGATTTACTTTGAATCAGGA TCCAAGGACGAAATTCTGTGGGTACAGCATTCCTCATCCATCAGATAACCGGGTTAATATTAGAATCCAGACTACAG GTGATCCAGCAAAAGATGTATTCAAAGATGCATGTCAGGATCTCATGGTGATGTGCCAGCATGTGAGCAACACTTTTGACAAGGCTGTGGTTGATTTCAAAATGAGCAAGTCTGTGGATGGCATGGATATTGAATCAAATAGTTAA